One Marinifilum sp. JC120 genomic window, TGAAGTGCCCTATAGATGACGGACAGTCTTCGAGAGGTTAAGGTCAGCTCATGGAGAGACAGTCATGAGTAACCGAGAGTATTCAGAAGAATTTAGGAAGTCTGCCGTCAAGCTCGTCACCGATCTAGGCTATTCATATAACGAAGCTGCGGAGCAGCTTGGATGTAGCTCTTGGTCCATTCGGCAATGGACTAAAAAGTATGGAAAAATAAAGGATGTTCCACTTGAATTTGAGCATATCTCTGCTGCTGATGAAATGAAGAAAATTCGGGAAGAAAATGCACGACTGCGCATGGAGAACGAAATATTAAAAAAGGCAGCGGCGTACTTTGCCAAGGAGTCCCTATAAAGTACGCATGGATCGC contains:
- a CDS encoding transposase, whose translation is MSNREYSEEFRKSAVKLVTDLGYSYNEAAEQLGCSSWSIRQWTKKYGKIKDVPLEFEHISAADEMKKIREENARLRMENEILKKAAAYFAKESL